One stretch of Candidatus Schekmanbacteria bacterium DNA includes these proteins:
- a CDS encoding DUF362 domain-containing protein, translating to MKKRCPYSHLLTRRSFLKSTVAAAAITGINPTFLFADEGKKSVAKSIVAVVEDKKAITDNFSIDAKLARAMVDEAIKRITNTKSISEAWVKIFPNLKENEVIGIKPNCVNWRIPSHPEVVYSIADSMAEAGIKKENILIWDNVEGFLEKSGYKINKGKEGYKCYGTFIGKGAENIGLDPEAKVFIKSENFERTHSKILSQHIDYLINVPVLKSADSPGVTGVTLSLKNMYGTISIAEQASVGLYPPDMPEAFDKMHRHHCNPQIAEVNASEHLMKKTKLVVIDALAGVFNGAPSSPPQGVSHKIVMSTDRVAADIVGMGIINEKRREMKIPEVSHEAAGHIWSAEKMGLGTTNAEII from the coding sequence ATGAAGAAAAGATGCCCATACAGTCATCTATTAACAAGAAGGTCCTTTTTAAAATCAACCGTCGCTGCAGCTGCAATAACGGGAATCAATCCGACTTTTTTATTTGCTGATGAAGGGAAAAAATCTGTCGCCAAATCCATAGTTGCAGTAGTCGAGGACAAAAAAGCAATTACTGATAATTTTTCAATCGATGCAAAACTGGCAAGGGCAATGGTTGATGAAGCAATAAAGAGAATAACAAATACTAAAAGCATATCCGAAGCTTGGGTCAAAATTTTTCCAAATTTAAAAGAGAATGAAGTCATTGGTATAAAGCCGAATTGTGTTAATTGGCGAATTCCTTCTCACCCTGAAGTAGTCTATTCCATAGCAGACAGTATGGCTGAAGCAGGTATAAAAAAGGAAAATATTCTCATTTGGGACAATGTGGAAGGATTTTTGGAGAAATCAGGATATAAGATAAACAAAGGGAAAGAAGGATATAAATGTTATGGCACATTCATAGGTAAAGGAGCTGAAAATATTGGTCTTGACCCGGAAGCAAAGGTATTCATCAAATCTGAAAACTTCGAGCGAACACACAGCAAAATTCTTTCTCAACATATTGACTACTTGATCAATGTTCCTGTCCTAAAATCTGCTGATTCCCCGGGAGTTACGGGAGTAACTCTTTCTTTGAAAAATATGTATGGCACCATAAGTATTGCCGAGCAGGCATCTGTGGGACTATACCCTCCTGATATGCCCGAAGCATTTGACAAGATGCACCGTCATCACTGCAACCCGCAAATTGCCGAAGTCAATGCAAGCGAACATCTAATGAAGAAAACAAAATTAGTAGTAATCGATGCCCTTGCAGGTGTTTTCAATGGAGCTCCATCTTCACCCCCGCAGGGAGTAAGCCACAAAATAGTAATGAGTACAGACAGGGTTGCGGCAGACATCGTAGGAATGGGAATAATAAATGAAAAAAGAAGGGAAATGAAAATTCCTGAAGTTTCCCATGAAGCGGCTGGTCACATCTGGTCAGCAGAGAAGATGGGACTCGGCACAACGAATGCTGAAATAATCTAA
- a CDS encoding glycosidase, with amino-acid sequence MKVKKDLVKRYEGNPILTKKDIPYPVETVHNAAVIKKDGKYIMLFRSHLRNGRSIIGKAESEDGFNFQADDKPFLTPSKEEPFSVYEEYGVEDPRLCEIEGIYYITYSAYSRHGVRIGLAKTEDFNNIERIAFITECDYRNVVLFPEKIDGLYYRLDRPHSEISPWSIWISSSPDLIHWGNSEIIIKPQNYHWDEMKVGPGATPIRTDKGWLNIFHGVFKTMDGSIYRLGVALHELENPGKIIGVADDWILQPEDSWEITGYVHNVVFSCGAVPEDDGTLKLYWGGADTVMCVGTAIVEELVELCLKKKRNPL; translated from the coding sequence ATGAAAGTAAAAAAAGATTTAGTAAAAAGGTATGAAGGGAATCCTATTTTAACAAAGAAGGATATTCCCTATCCTGTCGAAACAGTCCATAATGCCGCTGTCATCAAAAAAGATGGCAAATATATAATGCTTTTCCGCTCTCATCTGAGAAATGGGCGCTCAATAATTGGCAAGGCAGAAAGTGAAGATGGATTCAATTTTCAAGCCGATGACAAACCCTTTCTTACTCCTTCGAAAGAAGAACCTTTTTCAGTTTATGAAGAATACGGTGTGGAAGACCCTCGCCTTTGTGAAATCGAGGGAATTTATTACATTACATACAGCGCCTATTCAAGACATGGCGTAAGAATCGGATTAGCCAAAACAGAAGATTTCAACAATATTGAAAGAATTGCTTTTATAACAGAATGCGATTACAGGAATGTTGTTTTATTTCCTGAAAAAATTGACGGACTCTATTACCGTCTTGATAGACCACATTCAGAAATATCGCCATGGTCGATTTGGATTTCTTCTTCGCCTGACCTCATTCACTGGGGCAATTCTGAAATCATCATCAAGCCGCAGAATTATCATTGGGACGAAATGAAAGTAGGTCCCGGTGCAACACCTATAAGGACTGACAAGGGATGGTTAAATATATTTCATGGCGTATTCAAAACTATGGACGGTTCAATATATCGCTTAGGAGTTGCTCTTCATGAGCTTGAAAATCCCGGTAAAATTATTGGAGTTGCCGATGATTGGATTCTACAACCGGAAGATTCGTGGGAAATTACTGGCTATGTTCACAATGTTGTTTTTTCTTGCGGTGCAGTGCCCGAAGATGACGGTACATTGAAGCTTTATTGGGGCGGTGCTGACACCGTTATGTGTGTTGGCACGGCAATAGTTGAAGAACTTGTTGAATTATGCCTTAAAAAAAAGAGGAATCCACTTTGA
- a CDS encoding glycosyltransferase family 4 protein: MRIAMLSPIAWRTPPRHYGPWENVVSLITEGLVKKGIDVTLFATADSITSAKLVSVAPHGYEDDKTLLPKVWECLHISECFERGDEFDIIHNHFDFLPLTYTAMTSTPVVTTIHGFSSPKILPVYKKYNGKVYYVSISNSDRADELDYIATVHHGIDLNQFTFNEKGGDYLLFFGRIHNEKGTYECIEIAKKTKRKLIIAGIIQDQKYFDEKVAPFIDGEQIVYVGSAGPKKRDELLGGAYALLHPINFDEPFGLSVIESMACGTPVIAKNRGSMPEVIDKEKTGFLVESIDDAIKKVDEIKNISRIECRRWVEKNFSVERMVNDYIKVYEEILSIEKAKSTKVKRI; the protein is encoded by the coding sequence ATGCGAATCGCAATGCTTTCTCCAATAGCATGGAGGACACCACCGCGCCACTATGGTCCATGGGAGAATGTTGTCTCATTAATTACAGAAGGTCTTGTAAAAAAGGGAATTGATGTAACCCTATTTGCCACAGCAGATTCAATTACATCAGCTAAACTTGTAAGCGTTGCTCCTCATGGATATGAGGATGACAAAACTCTCTTGCCAAAAGTATGGGAATGTCTTCACATCTCAGAATGTTTTGAAAGAGGAGATGAATTCGATATAATCCATAATCACTTTGATTTCCTTCCTTTGACATATACAGCAATGACATCCACACCTGTTGTAACAACAATTCATGGTTTCTCGTCTCCAAAAATTTTGCCTGTATATAAGAAGTACAATGGTAAAGTATATTATGTTTCCATCAGCAATTCGGACAGAGCGGACGAGCTTGATTATATTGCAACAGTACATCATGGCATCGATTTGAATCAATTCACTTTCAATGAGAAAGGAGGCGACTATCTTCTCTTTTTTGGCAGGATTCATAATGAGAAAGGAACTTATGAATGCATAGAAATTGCAAAAAAGACAAAAAGAAAATTGATTATTGCCGGAATCATTCAGGACCAAAAATATTTCGATGAAAAGGTTGCTCCTTTCATAGACGGAGAACAAATCGTTTATGTGGGAAGCGCAGGACCAAAGAAAAGAGATGAATTGTTGGGCGGTGCTTATGCACTTTTGCACCCAATCAACTTCGACGAGCCCTTTGGACTTTCTGTAATAGAATCTATGGCATGCGGCACACCTGTTATCGCAAAGAATAGAGGCAGTATGCCTGAAGTTATCGATAAGGAAAAAACAGGTTTTTTAGTTGAAAGCATAGATGATGCAATAAAAAAAGTTGATGAAATTAAAAATATCTCGCGCATTGAATGCCGCAGGTGGGTTGAAAAGAATTTCTCAGTTGAAAGAATGGTAAATGATTATATCAAAGTTTATGAAGAAATCCTCTCCATCGAGAAGGCAAAATCTACAAAAGTAAAACGAATATAG